The following coding sequences are from one Bos mutus isolate GX-2022 chromosome 22, NWIPB_WYAK_1.1, whole genome shotgun sequence window:
- the SLC41A3 gene encoding solute carrier family 41 member 3 isoform X3: MKDLLTLVPPLVGLKGNLEMTLASRLSTAANTGQIDDPREQYRVVSSNLALVQVQAAVVGLLAAVAALLLGLASGQGLDVVEAQVLCASSVLTASLAACALGTVMVCIVVGARKLGVNPDNIATPIAASLGDLITLSLLAVVSSFFYRHRDSQYLTPLVCVGFAALTPACVLIAKQNPPVVRILKFGWFPIVLAMLVSSLGGLILNKTLSQPQFRGMAVFAPIMCGVGGNLVAIQTSRISTHLHLWGTPGVLPLWMKKCWPSPCSTFCSSEINATSARVLLALVVPGHLAFFSIVSLLESQSVPSERTFVLLYLLAGLVQVTVLLHLADVAVRLAWRRALDPDDHCIPYLTGLGDLLGTGLLALCFLAHGLLRTGMRPSSPLDPAPGPS, translated from the exons ATGAAGGACCTGCTGACCTTGGTGCCGCCCCTGGTGGGTCTGAAGGGCAACCTGGAGATGACGCTAGCCTCGAGGCTCTCCACCGCG GCCAACACCGGGCAGATCGATGACCCCCGGGAGCAGTACCGGGTGGTGAGCAGCAACCTGGCCCTCGTGCAG GTGCAGGCTGCCGTGGTGGGGCTCCTGGCGGCTGTGGCCGCCCTGCTGCTGGGCCTGGCCTCGGGCCAGGGGCTGGATGTGGTGGAGGCCCAGGTGCTGTGCGCCAGCAGCGTCCTCACCGCCTCCCTGGCGGCCTGCGCCCTGG GGACGGTGATGGTCTGCATCGTGGTCGGCGCGCGGAAGTTGGGGGTCAACCCGGACAACATCGCCACGCCCATCGCGGCCAGCCTGGGCGACCTCATCACACTCTCCCTGCTGGCTGTGGTCAGCAGCTTCTTCTACAGACACAGAG ACAGCCAGTACCTGACGCCGCTGGTCTGCGTCGGCTTCGCGGCGCTCACCCCCGCCTGCGTCCTCATCGCCAAGCAGAACCCGCCCGTCGTGAGGATTCTCAAGTTCGGCTGGTTCCCCATCGTCCTGGCGATGCTCGTCAGCAG CCTCGGGGGGCTCATCTTGAACAAGACCCTGTCCCAGCCGCAGTTCAGAGGCATGGCAGTCTTTGCTCCCATCATGTGTG GTGTTGGTGGCAACCTGGTGGCCATTCAGACCAGCCGGATCTCCACGCACCTGCACCTGTGGGGCACGCCCGGGGTGCTGCCTCTCTGGATGAAGAAGTGCTGGCCCAGCCCCTGCTCCACGTTCTGCAGCTCAG AAATCAACGCCACGTCGGCCCGCGTCCTGCTGGCGCTCGTGGTGCCCGGCCACCTGGCCTTCTTCTCCATCGTCTCCCTGCTGGAGAGCCAGTCGGTCCCGAGCGAGAGGACCTTTGTGCTCCTGTACCTGCTGGCGGGCCTGGTCCAG GTGACCGTCCTGCTGCACCTGGCTGACGTGGCGGTCCGGCTGGCGTGGCGGCGGGCCCTGGACCCAGATGACCACTGCATCCCGTACCTCACAGGGCTCGGCGACCTGCTGGGCACCGGCCTGCTGGCACTTTGCTTCCTCGCCCACGGGCTGCTGCGGACTGGGATGCGGCCGAGCAGCCCCCTGGACCCAGCACCTGGACCCTCCTAG
- the SLC41A3 gene encoding solute carrier family 41 member 3 isoform X2 — METRQRRPEELGLLQALGLGLSGAGILLHYFQHWPVFTEMKDLLTLVPPLVGLKGNLEMTLASRLSTAANTGQIDDPREQYRVVSSNLALVQVQAAVVGLLAAVAALLLGLASGQGLDVVEAQVLCASSVLTASLAACALGTVMVCIVVGARKLGVNPDNIATPIAASLGDLITLSLLAVVSSFFYRHRDSQYLTPLVCVGFAALTPACVLIAKQNPPVVRILKFGWFPIVLAMLVSSLGGLILNKTLSQPQFRGMAVFAPIMCGVGGNLVAIQTSRISTHLHLWGTPGVLPLWMKKCWPSPCSTFCSSEINATSARVLLALVVPGHLAFFSIVSLLESQSVPSERTFVLLYLLAGLVQVTVLLHLADVAVRLAWRRALDPDDHCIPYLTGLGDLLGTGLLALCFLAHGLLRTGMRPSSPLDPAPGPS; from the exons CACTGGCCGGTGTTCACGGAGATGAAGGACCTGCTGACCTTGGTGCCGCCCCTGGTGGGTCTGAAGGGCAACCTGGAGATGACGCTAGCCTCGAGGCTCTCCACCGCG GCCAACACCGGGCAGATCGATGACCCCCGGGAGCAGTACCGGGTGGTGAGCAGCAACCTGGCCCTCGTGCAG GTGCAGGCTGCCGTGGTGGGGCTCCTGGCGGCTGTGGCCGCCCTGCTGCTGGGCCTGGCCTCGGGCCAGGGGCTGGATGTGGTGGAGGCCCAGGTGCTGTGCGCCAGCAGCGTCCTCACCGCCTCCCTGGCGGCCTGCGCCCTGG GGACGGTGATGGTCTGCATCGTGGTCGGCGCGCGGAAGTTGGGGGTCAACCCGGACAACATCGCCACGCCCATCGCGGCCAGCCTGGGCGACCTCATCACACTCTCCCTGCTGGCTGTGGTCAGCAGCTTCTTCTACAGACACAGAG ACAGCCAGTACCTGACGCCGCTGGTCTGCGTCGGCTTCGCGGCGCTCACCCCCGCCTGCGTCCTCATCGCCAAGCAGAACCCGCCCGTCGTGAGGATTCTCAAGTTCGGCTGGTTCCCCATCGTCCTGGCGATGCTCGTCAGCAG CCTCGGGGGGCTCATCTTGAACAAGACCCTGTCCCAGCCGCAGTTCAGAGGCATGGCAGTCTTTGCTCCCATCATGTGTG GTGTTGGTGGCAACCTGGTGGCCATTCAGACCAGCCGGATCTCCACGCACCTGCACCTGTGGGGCACGCCCGGGGTGCTGCCTCTCTGGATGAAGAAGTGCTGGCCCAGCCCCTGCTCCACGTTCTGCAGCTCAG AAATCAACGCCACGTCGGCCCGCGTCCTGCTGGCGCTCGTGGTGCCCGGCCACCTGGCCTTCTTCTCCATCGTCTCCCTGCTGGAGAGCCAGTCGGTCCCGAGCGAGAGGACCTTTGTGCTCCTGTACCTGCTGGCGGGCCTGGTCCAG GTGACCGTCCTGCTGCACCTGGCTGACGTGGCGGTCCGGCTGGCGTGGCGGCGGGCCCTGGACCCAGATGACCACTGCATCCCGTACCTCACAGGGCTCGGCGACCTGCTGGGCACCGGCCTGCTGGCACTTTGCTTCCTCGCCCACGGGCTGCTGCGGACTGGGATGCGGCCGAGCAGCCCCCTGGACCCAGCACCTGGACCCTCCTAG
- the SLC41A3 gene encoding solute carrier family 41 member 3 isoform X5, giving the protein MAVTRLSLELRFQGGRLRGVRCELARWPRGAPPEPAASIVGQVLVPVLLSGLGVVAAGLLMNRVQHWPVFTEMKDLLTLVPPLVGLKGNLEMTLASRLSTAANTGQIDDPREQYRVVSSNLALVQVQAAVVGLLAAVAALLLGLASGQGLDVVEAQVLCASSVLTASLAACALGTVMVCIVVGARKLGVNPDNIATPIAASLGDLITLSLLAVVSSFFYRHRDSQYLTPLVCVGFAALTPACVLIAKQNPPVVRILKFGWFPIVLAMLVSSLGGLILNKTLSQPQFRGMAVFAPIMCGVGGNLVAIQTSRISTHLHLWGTPGVLPLWMKKCWPSPCSTFCSSEINATSARVLLALVVPGHLAFFSIVSLLESQSVPSERTFVLLYLLAGLVQVTVLLHLADVAVRLAWRRALDPDDHCIPYLTGLGDLLGTGLLALCFLAHGLLRTGMRPSSPLDPAPGPS; this is encoded by the exons ATGGCGGTCACCCGGCTGAGCCTGGAGCTCCGCTTCCAGGGCGGGAGGCTGAGAGGCGTGCGCTGCGAGCTTGCCCGCTGGCCCCGGGGGGCGCCCCCTGAGCCCGCTGCCAGCATCGTGGGCCAGGTCCTGGTGCCGGTGCTGCTGTCCGGCCTGGGTGTGGTGGCAGCCGGGCTGCTCATGAACCGCGTGCAG CACTGGCCGGTGTTCACGGAGATGAAGGACCTGCTGACCTTGGTGCCGCCCCTGGTGGGTCTGAAGGGCAACCTGGAGATGACGCTAGCCTCGAGGCTCTCCACCGCG GCCAACACCGGGCAGATCGATGACCCCCGGGAGCAGTACCGGGTGGTGAGCAGCAACCTGGCCCTCGTGCAG GTGCAGGCTGCCGTGGTGGGGCTCCTGGCGGCTGTGGCCGCCCTGCTGCTGGGCCTGGCCTCGGGCCAGGGGCTGGATGTGGTGGAGGCCCAGGTGCTGTGCGCCAGCAGCGTCCTCACCGCCTCCCTGGCGGCCTGCGCCCTGG GGACGGTGATGGTCTGCATCGTGGTCGGCGCGCGGAAGTTGGGGGTCAACCCGGACAACATCGCCACGCCCATCGCGGCCAGCCTGGGCGACCTCATCACACTCTCCCTGCTGGCTGTGGTCAGCAGCTTCTTCTACAGACACAGAG ACAGCCAGTACCTGACGCCGCTGGTCTGCGTCGGCTTCGCGGCGCTCACCCCCGCCTGCGTCCTCATCGCCAAGCAGAACCCGCCCGTCGTGAGGATTCTCAAGTTCGGCTGGTTCCCCATCGTCCTGGCGATGCTCGTCAGCAG CCTCGGGGGGCTCATCTTGAACAAGACCCTGTCCCAGCCGCAGTTCAGAGGCATGGCAGTCTTTGCTCCCATCATGTGTG GTGTTGGTGGCAACCTGGTGGCCATTCAGACCAGCCGGATCTCCACGCACCTGCACCTGTGGGGCACGCCCGGGGTGCTGCCTCTCTGGATGAAGAAGTGCTGGCCCAGCCCCTGCTCCACGTTCTGCAGCTCAG AAATCAACGCCACGTCGGCCCGCGTCCTGCTGGCGCTCGTGGTGCCCGGCCACCTGGCCTTCTTCTCCATCGTCTCCCTGCTGGAGAGCCAGTCGGTCCCGAGCGAGAGGACCTTTGTGCTCCTGTACCTGCTGGCGGGCCTGGTCCAG GTGACCGTCCTGCTGCACCTGGCTGACGTGGCGGTCCGGCTGGCGTGGCGGCGGGCCCTGGACCCAGATGACCACTGCATCCCGTACCTCACAGGGCTCGGCGACCTGCTGGGCACCGGCCTGCTGGCACTTTGCTTCCTCGCCCACGGGCTGCTGCGGACTGGGATGCGGCCGAGCAGCCCCCTGGACCCAGCACCTGGACCCTCCTAG